In Fusobacterium massiliense, a single window of DNA contains:
- a CDS encoding YhcH/YjgK/YiaL family protein yields MIYDDLKNIDIYKGINKNLDIAIDFIKERKYLKHNFDKNIVDGEKIFFNCPEKPETRINIGQELEYHKRYIDIHIVFEGEEAINYSSIDNTIETQSYNQEKDYTLVKSDIKDQTKLILNKNNFLILFPYEPHIALLAVDEPKEIKKVIFKVEF; encoded by the coding sequence ATGATTTACGATGATTTAAAAAATATTGATATTTACAAAGGAATAAATAAAAATCTTGATATAGCAATTGATTTTATAAAAGAAAGAAAATATTTAAAACATAATTTTGATAAAAATATTGTTGATGGTGAAAAAATATTTTTTAATTGTCCTGAAAAACCTGAAACAAGAATAAATATAGGTCAAGAACTAGAATATCATAAAAGATATATTGATATTCATATTGTTTTTGAAGGGGAAGAGGCAATAAACTACTCTTCCATTGACAATACTATCGAAACTCAAAGTTATAATCAAGAGAAAGATTATACTTTAGTAAAATCTGATATAAAAGATCAAACTAAATTAATTTTAAATAAAAATAATTTTTTAATATTATTTCCTTATGAGCCACATATTGCTCTTTTAGCAGTTGATGAACCTAAGGAAATTAAAAAAGTAATATTTAAGGTAGAATTTTAA
- the bioB gene encoding biotin synthase BioB, producing MEKSGGGVGNQTDMREFVLYLKEKIFSEKYKISREEALTLAKIPNDDMDTLNLLFESADEIREKFCGKYFDLCTIINAKSGKCSENCKYCAQSAHFKTNAEVYDLVSKELALCEAKRNEDEGAHRFSLVTSGRGLKGNEKELDKLVEIYKYIGENTEKIKLCASHGICSKEALQKLYDAGVITYHHNLESSRRYYPNVCTTHTYDDRINTVKNAIAVGMAVCSGGIFGLGENIEDRIDMALDIRDLGVVSVPINVLTPIPGTPFENNEAVNTYEILKTISIYRFMMPDVFIRYCGGRIKLGEHVRTGMKCGVNSALTGNFLTTTGTTIETDKQMVKELGYEI from the coding sequence ATGGAAAAATCAGGTGGAGGAGTAGGAAACCAAACTGATATGAGGGAATTTGTTTTATACTTAAAAGAAAAAATATTTTCTGAAAAGTATAAAATTAGTAGGGAGGAAGCATTGACGCTTGCGAAAATTCCTAACGATGATATGGATACTTTGAATTTACTTTTTGAATCAGCTGATGAGATAAGAGAAAAGTTTTGTGGGAAATACTTTGATTTATGCACTATTATAAATGCAAAATCAGGTAAATGCTCAGAAAATTGTAAATATTGTGCACAGTCAGCTCATTTTAAAACTAATGCAGAAGTATATGACCTTGTATCTAAAGAACTTGCTTTATGTGAAGCTAAAAGAAATGAAGATGAAGGAGCTCACAGATTTTCACTAGTAACAAGTGGTAGAGGCTTAAAAGGAAATGAAAAAGAATTAGATAAACTTGTCGAAATATACAAGTACATAGGTGAAAATACAGAAAAAATTAAATTATGTGCTTCACATGGAATATGCTCAAAAGAAGCCTTACAAAAGTTATATGATGCCGGAGTTATTACTTATCATCATAATTTGGAGTCTTCTAGAAGATATTATCCTAATGTTTGTACGACTCATACATATGATGATAGAATTAATACTGTAAAAAATGCAATAGCTGTGGGAATGGCTGTTTGTAGTGGTGGAATTTTTGGTTTAGGGGAAAATATCGAAGATAGAATTGATATGGCACTAGACATAAGAGATTTGGGAGTAGTTTCAGTTCCAATAAATGTGTTGACACCGATACCAGGAACACCTTTTGAAAATAATGAAGCTGTAAATACTTATGAAATATTAAAAACAATTTCTATATATAGATTTATGATGCCTGATGTGTTTATTAGATATTGTGGTGGAAGAATAAAGCTAGGAGAACATGTTAGAACTGGAATGAAATGTGGAGTTAATTCGGCACTAACTGGAAATTTCTTAACTACAACAGGAACAACTATAGAAACTGATAAGCAAATGGTAAAGGAGCTAGGTTATGAAATTTAA
- the bioD gene encoding dethiobiotin synthase produces the protein MKFKDFFVIGTDTDVGKTYSSTLLYKALKKYNYQYYKPIQSGCFLRDGKLIAPDVDFLTKFNNIDYDDSMVSYTLKEEVSPHLSAEMEDTKIEIENVVKHFSDLKNKYSNILVEGAGGLYVPLIRDKFYIYDLIKLLKLPVVLVCGTRIGAINHTMLTLNALKDMGIEVHGLIFNNYKGQFFEDDNIKVVLELSKIKKYMIFKNGQKEISENEIEKFFAI, from the coding sequence ATGAAATTTAAAGATTTTTTTGTTATAGGAACAGATACAGATGTTGGGAAAACTTATTCTAGTACCTTATTATACAAAGCTTTAAAAAAATATAACTATCAATATTACAAGCCTATTCAAAGTGGCTGTTTTCTAAGAGATGGGAAACTTATAGCGCCAGATGTTGATTTTTTAACAAAGTTTAACAACATAGATTATGATGATTCAATGGTTAGTTATACACTAAAAGAAGAAGTTTCTCCACATTTATCAGCTGAAATGGAAGACACAAAAATAGAAATAGAAAATGTTGTAAAACATTTTTCAGACTTAAAAAATAAATATTCAAATATTTTGGTTGAAGGAGCTGGTGGACTTTATGTTCCTTTGATTAGAGATAAGTTTTACATATATGATTTAATAAAATTATTAAAACTTCCTGTAGTTTTAGTTTGTGGAACAAGAATAGGAGCTATAAATCACACTATGTTGACTTTAAATGCCTTAAAAGATATGGGAATAGAGGTTCACGGACTTATTTTTAATAACTATAAAGGACAATTTTTTGAAGATGATAATATAAAAGTAGTCTTAGAGCTTTCAAAAATAAAAAAATATATGATTTTTAAAAATGGCCAAAAAGAAATTTCTGAAAATGAAATTGAGAAATTTTTTGCTATATAA
- a CDS encoding phosphate/phosphite/phosphonate ABC transporter substrate-binding protein produces the protein MKLKNFFKLVLLVLVVGILISCGKKKEEKPLIMGLSPIANSEKMLEDAEPLYKMLGEQIGKDVNGYIASNYIGLVEALGTGTVDFALIPPFAYILANTKNGSEALLTSVGKNDEPGYYSVLVVRKDSGIEKVEDLKGKRIAFVDPSSTSGYIFPAVILKDHGIDIEKDITSQFAGGHDKALQLLVNGDVDAIGTYEGSITKFAKEFPDVENQVKVLQKSDLIPGITLTVSSKLAPETKEKIKDAFLKVTATPEGQELTLKLFGIKGFQEADINSYKTIEDKLNKMGIDIEKIK, from the coding sequence ATGAAGTTAAAAAATTTTTTTAAACTTGTTTTATTGGTTTTAGTTGTGGGGATTTTAATTAGTTGTGGCAAGAAAAAAGAAGAAAAACCTTTAATAATGGGATTATCTCCTATAGCCAACTCTGAAAAAATGTTAGAGGATGCAGAGCCTTTATACAAAATGCTTGGAGAACAAATAGGAAAAGATGTAAATGGTTATATTGCTAGTAATTATATAGGACTGGTTGAAGCATTGGGAACTGGAACTGTTGATTTTGCTTTAATTCCACCTTTTGCTTATATCTTAGCAAACACAAAAAATGGTTCAGAAGCTTTGCTTACAAGTGTTGGTAAAAATGATGAACCTGGATATTATTCTGTGTTAGTTGTTAGAAAAGATTCTGGAATAGAAAAAGTTGAAGATCTAAAAGGTAAAAGAATTGCTTTTGTTGATCCTTCATCAACTTCAGGATATATTTTCCCAGCTGTTATACTAAAAGATCATGGTATAGATATTGAAAAAGATATTACTTCTCAATTTGCTGGTGGACACGATAAAGCTTTACAACTTCTTGTTAATGGAGATGTCGATGCTATTGGAACTTATGAAGGTTCTATAACAAAATTTGCTAAGGAATTTCCTGATGTTGAAAACCAAGTTAAAGTTCTACAAAAAAGTGATTTGATTCCTGGAATAACTTTAACTGTTTCATCTAAATTAGCTCCTGAAACAAAAGAAAAAATTAAAGATGCTTTCCTTAAAGTTACTGCTACTCCAGAAGGACAAGAATTAACTTTAAAACTTTTTGGAATAAAAGGTTTTCAAGAAGCTGATATCAATAGTTACAAAACTATAGAAGATAAATTAAATAAAATGGGAATTGATATAGAAAAAATAAAATAA
- the nagA gene encoding N-acetylglucosamine-6-phosphate deacetylase has protein sequence MERILLKNAKIVMGNKIIKGSLLIEDSKIKNIFENKENVNSENLEINKTIDLEGKILGPAFIDVHTHGADGADAMDISEDGLKKISKYLASEGTGNFLATTLTSSKEILKETLETIGKLQNKDIDGANIFGVHMEGPYFSVEYKGAQNDKYMKPAGTKELEEYLNVKKDLVKLFSISPHNQENLEAIKFLSERGVVVSVGHSAANYEDVIKAIDYGLSHATHTYNGMRGFTHREPGVVGAILNSDEIMAEIIFDKVHVHPEAVRLLIKVKGVDKVVCITDSMSATGLEDGKYKLGELDVNVKNGEARLASNNALAGSVLTMDRAFRNLLDLGYSLTDAFKMTATNAAKEFKLNTGLIKENKDADIVILDNDYNVCMTFVKGKLKYSK, from the coding sequence ATGGAAAGAATATTATTAAAAAATGCAAAAATTGTAATGGGTAATAAAATTATTAAAGGTTCATTATTAATTGAAGATTCAAAAATAAAAAATATTTTTGAAAATAAAGAAAATGTTAATTCTGAAAATTTAGAAATCAATAAAACTATAGACTTAGAAGGAAAAATTTTAGGACCGGCTTTTATAGATGTTCATACTCATGGAGCAGATGGAGCAGATGCTATGGATATTAGTGAAGATGGATTAAAGAAAATTTCAAAATATCTTGCATCAGAAGGGACAGGAAATTTTTTAGCCACAACTTTGACAAGCTCAAAAGAAATATTAAAAGAAACTTTAGAAACAATAGGTAAATTACAAAATAAAGATATTGATGGAGCAAATATATTTGGTGTCCACATGGAAGGTCCATATTTTTCAGTTGAGTATAAAGGTGCTCAAAATGATAAATATATGAAACCAGCAGGAACAAAAGAGTTGGAAGAATACTTGAATGTAAAAAAAGATTTAGTAAAGCTTTTCTCTATATCTCCACATAATCAAGAAAATTTAGAAGCTATAAAATTTTTATCTGAAAGAGGAGTTGTAGTGTCAGTTGGACATTCGGCTGCCAATTATGAAGATGTTATTAAGGCTATTGACTATGGTTTAAGTCATGCAACTCATACTTATAATGGAATGAGAGGTTTTACTCATAGGGAACCTGGAGTTGTTGGAGCTATATTAAATTCAGATGAAATTATGGCAGAAATAATTTTTGATAAAGTTCATGTACATCCAGAAGCTGTAAGACTTTTAATTAAAGTTAAAGGTGTGGATAAAGTGGTGTGTATAACAGATTCTATGTCTGCAACTGGACTGGAAGATGGAAAGTATAAATTGGGAGAACTTGATGTAAATGTTAAAAATGGAGAAGCTAGACTTGCAAGTAATAATGCTTTAGCAGGTAGCGTTCTTACAATGGATAGAGCTTTTAGAAACTTATTAGATTTAGGATATAGCCTAACAGATGCTTTTAAAATGACAGCAACAAATGCAGCTAAAGAGTTTAAATTAAATACAGGACTTATAAAAGAAAATAAAGATGCAGATATCGTTATTTTAGATAATGACTATAATGTTTGTATGACTTTTGTTAAAGGGAAATTAAAATATAGTAAATAA
- a CDS encoding PhnE/PtxC family ABC transporter permease, producing the protein MTLEKFIKTQKNKILIKYLLAFSIILLFFFTLNLDFQDYIIGFSRLKNLILSMMRLDTEDYKIVFFKLFETFIIAFSSSFLGVLIAVIFSPFLTKNIFKNKYIINILSIFFTAFRTIPALVLAAILVSLVGVGSFTGFLSLFIITFFSSSKLLKEYLEEIDSKKILAFKTFGFSKFVFLKSCVYPLSKPFIVSLFFLILESSIRGASVLGMVGAGGIGEELWKDLSFLRYDKVSFIVLILLIFIFITDTISWFFRKKDNYIKVSTYKGYKFSKLAAFLTKIFLTIFIITTLLILYNDSTKISFPVFIERLSTFLKKFSNIDFSYSIKGLFALWDSLLVAFFATIFAAPTSLIISYFASSNISSKKVSFLVKILINFIRTFPPVIVAILFFTGFGPGLISGFLALYIYTTGVLTKVYVDILESVDYDFGIYGKSLGLKKFYIYLKLWIPATYTNFISVLLYRFESNMKNSSVLGMVGAGGIGQLLINNIAFRNWEKVWILLLILIFVIILIENISYFIRQKVNK; encoded by the coding sequence ATGACATTAGAGAAGTTTATCAAAACACAAAAGAATAAAATTTTAATTAAATATTTATTAGCTTTTTCTATAATTTTATTATTCTTTTTTACTCTTAATCTAGATTTTCAAGATTATATAATTGGATTTTCAAGATTAAAAAATTTGATTTTAAGTATGATGAGACTTGATACTGAAGACTATAAAATTGTATTTTTTAAACTTTTTGAAACCTTTATAATTGCATTTTCCTCTTCATTCTTAGGGGTATTAATAGCTGTAATTTTTTCTCCATTTTTGACAAAAAATATTTTTAAGAATAAATATATAATCAACATATTATCTATTTTTTTTACAGCTTTTAGAACTATTCCAGCTTTGGTATTAGCAGCAATATTAGTAAGCCTAGTAGGTGTTGGAAGCTTTACAGGTTTTTTAAGTTTATTTATAATAACTTTTTTCTCTAGTTCTAAGTTATTAAAAGAATATTTGGAGGAAATTGATTCAAAAAAAATACTGGCTTTTAAGACTTTTGGATTTTCTAAGTTTGTATTTTTAAAATCTTGTGTTTATCCACTATCAAAGCCTTTTATTGTTTCCTTATTTTTCTTAATACTAGAATCTAGTATTAGAGGTGCAAGTGTATTAGGAATGGTTGGAGCCGGTGGTATAGGAGAAGAATTATGGAAAGATTTAAGTTTTTTGAGATATGACAAAGTTTCTTTTATCGTTCTAATACTACTAATTTTTATTTTTATAACGGATACAATAAGTTGGTTTTTTAGAAAAAAAGATAACTATATTAAAGTTTCTACTTATAAAGGATACAAATTTAGTAAATTAGCTGCTTTTCTAACAAAAATTTTTCTAACTATATTTATCATTACTACTTTATTAATTTTATACAATGATAGCACTAAAATATCTTTCCCTGTTTTTATTGAGAGATTATCCACTTTCTTGAAAAAGTTTTCAAATATAGATTTTTCTTATTCAATAAAGGGTTTATTTGCACTATGGGATAGTTTATTAGTAGCATTCTTTGCAACAATTTTTGCAGCACCAACTTCATTAATAATAAGTTATTTTGCTAGTTCTAATATTTCAAGTAAAAAAGTATCTTTTTTAGTAAAAATTCTTATAAACTTTATAAGAACTTTCCCTCCAGTTATAGTTGCTATATTATTTTTTACTGGTTTTGGTCCTGGACTTATAAGTGGTTTTCTTGCACTATATATTTATACTACCGGAGTATTAACTAAGGTATATGTTGATATTCTAGAAAGTGTTGACTATGATTTTGGAATCTACGGGAAGAGCCTAGGTTTAAAAAAATTCTATATTTATCTAAAATTATGGATTCCAGCAACTTATACTAATTTTATATCTGTTTTATTGTATAGATTTGAATCTAATATGAAAAATTCAAGTGTATTAGGAATGGTTGGAGCTGGAGGTATTGGGCAACTTCTTATAAATAATATTGCTTTTAGAAACTGGGAAAAAGTTTGGATATTATTATTAATTCTAATTTTTGTTATAATTTTAATAGAAAATATATCTTATTTTATAAGACAAAAAGTTAACAAATAA
- the phnC gene encoding phosphonate ABC transporter ATP-binding protein: MENIIEIKNLVKNYGKKEVLKNISFDIKKGEIISIIGESGAGKSTLMRCINGLEDINSGSINFNNMNISQINEKEKNKIKKNMAYIFQELNIIDNLYVIDNVTIPFLNKKSFFQILFNYFSKEEYERALYCLDKVGIKKLAYTKAKYLSGGEKQRVAIARAIAPNVEIILADEPISSLDEKNSIQIMEIFKRINEKKNKTIILNLHNVEIAKKFSDRILALKNGEIFFLKNSKEVNNDDIREVYQNTKE, encoded by the coding sequence TTGGAAAATATAATTGAAATTAAAAACTTAGTTAAAAATTATGGTAAAAAAGAAGTTTTAAAAAATATTTCTTTTGATATAAAAAAAGGAGAAATAATCTCTATAATTGGAGAGAGTGGAGCTGGAAAATCTACTCTTATGAGATGTATAAACGGGCTTGAAGATATAAATTCCGGTTCTATTAATTTTAATAATATGAATATATCTCAAATTAATGAAAAAGAAAAAAATAAAATAAAAAAGAATATGGCTTATATTTTTCAAGAATTAAATATTATCGATAACCTTTATGTTATAGATAATGTTACTATTCCATTTTTAAATAAAAAAAGTTTTTTTCAAATATTATTTAATTACTTTTCTAAAGAAGAATATGAAAGAGCTTTATATTGCTTAGATAAAGTTGGAATAAAAAAATTAGCTTACACTAAAGCTAAATATCTATCTGGTGGAGAAAAACAAAGAGTTGCTATAGCTAGAGCTATAGCTCCAAATGTAGAAATAATATTGGCAGACGAGCCTATCAGTAGTTTAGATGAAAAAAATTCTATTCAAATTATGGAAATATTTAAAAGAATTAATGAGAAAAAGAATAAGACAATTATATTGAATTTACACAATGTCGAAATTGCAAAAAAGTTTTCTGACAGAATTTTAGCTCTAAAAAATGGAGAAATATTTTTCTTAAAAAATAGTAAAGAGGTCAATAATGATGACATTAGAGAAGTTTATCAAAACACAAAAGAATAA
- a CDS encoding ABC transporter permease: protein MIEFFIAKKQMLERKKQSILSIIGVLIGVTVLIVSLGVSNGLDKNMINSILSLTSHVTVYSPENIENYKEISENIEKIKGVKGVVPTIDTQGIIKYEAYTSPYVAGVKVVGYDLEKAISSMKIDEMIIDGKIDPENKKGILIGKELASSTGAMVGDKLKLVTSENTDIEMEIMGIFQSGFYDYDINMVIIPLVTAQYITYSDSTVNKLSVRLDNPYTASTTVIDIAKVIPENFYLNTWGEQNRALLSALTLEKTIMIIVFSLIAVVAGFLIWITLNTLVREKTKDIGIMRAMGFSKKNIMKIFLIQGLILGIIGIIIGIILSLILLWYIKNYTVAMLSSIYYIRNIPIEISLKEIMVIVGANFIIILISSIFPAYRAARLENVEALRYE from the coding sequence ATGATAGAATTTTTTATTGCAAAAAAACAAATGTTAGAAAGAAAAAAACAAAGTATATTATCAATAATTGGAGTTTTAATTGGAGTAACTGTCCTAATTGTATCACTGGGAGTATCCAACGGTCTTGATAAAAATATGATAAATAGTATTTTATCCTTAACAAGTCATGTAACTGTTTACTCTCCAGAAAATATTGAAAACTATAAAGAGATTTCAGAAAATATTGAAAAGATAAAAGGGGTTAAAGGAGTAGTTCCAACTATAGACACTCAAGGAATTATAAAATATGAAGCTTACACAAGTCCTTATGTAGCTGGTGTAAAAGTTGTTGGTTACGATTTAGAAAAAGCTATCAGTTCTATGAAAATAGATGAAATGATAATTGACGGGAAAATAGACCCTGAAAACAAAAAAGGAATCTTAATTGGAAAAGAATTAGCAAGTTCAACAGGTGCTATGGTTGGAGATAAACTAAAACTTGTTACTTCTGAGAATACTGATATTGAAATGGAAATTATGGGAATATTTCAAAGTGGTTTTTATGATTATGATATCAATATGGTAATTATTCCACTAGTAACTGCTCAATATATTACTTATAGTGATAGCACAGTAAATAAGTTATCTGTAAGATTGGATAATCCATATACAGCTTCAACAACTGTAATAGATATTGCTAAGGTTATCCCTGAAAACTTCTATTTAAATACTTGGGGAGAACAAAATAGAGCCTTACTATCTGCTTTAACACTAGAAAAAACAATAATGATTATAGTTTTCTCTTTAATTGCTGTTGTTGCCGGTTTCTTAATTTGGATTACACTTAACACACTTGTTAGAGAAAAAACTAAAGATATCGGTATTATGAGAGCAATGGGATTTTCTAAAAAAAATATTATGAAAATATTTTTAATACAAGGTCTTATTCTAGGTATAATTGGAATTATTATAGGAATAATACTATCTTTGATATTGTTATGGTATATTAAAAATTACACTGTTGCTATGCTTTCAAGTATTTATTATATTAGAAATATTCCTATTGAAATCTCATTAAAAGAAATAATGGTAATTGTAGGAGCAAATTTTATAATAATATTAATCTCAAGTATTTTTCCTGCTTATAGAGCAGCAAGATTAGAAAATGTGGAGGCTCTTAGATATGAATAA
- a CDS encoding DNA-processing protein DprA produces the protein MYNEDELFIFSYLYSTNNIVIQNIAYKIFNLSIQNNINFFGLTEKDKLYFLKENFNSEKINIILKLTEKENLFSMAMEKNKILEECRKENIKLLFYSDKNYPKSLIGIKEPPFILYIKGHFPTEEELSKSYAIVGTRNPNEKGINFVKEVGKFLKNNNYYNISGLAKGIDEIGHWVTLGKTAAILGQGLNTAIYPCNNKKLSEEILKNNGFLLSELLPNTKISTFNLLKRNRLQSALTSGIIIGQTALKGGTVQTFKYAKAQKKKIFISDFNEDFINKYKKDLFILKDEKTFKYLLDDNFSQNLQIKLF, from the coding sequence ATGTACAACGAAGATGAACTCTTTATTTTTTCATATCTTTATTCAACTAACAATATCGTAATACAAAATATCGCCTATAAAATTTTTAATCTTAGCATACAAAATAATATAAACTTTTTTGGACTTACTGAAAAAGATAAACTTTATTTTTTAAAAGAAAATTTCAATTCAGAAAAAATAAATATTATTTTAAAATTAACTGAAAAAGAAAACCTATTTTCTATGGCAATGGAAAAAAATAAAATATTAGAGGAATGTAGAAAAGAAAATATTAAATTATTATTTTACTCCGATAAAAATTATCCTAAATCACTAATAGGTATAAAAGAACCTCCCTTTATACTATATATAAAGGGACATTTTCCTACTGAAGAAGAACTTTCTAAATCCTATGCAATAGTTGGTACAAGAAATCCAAATGAAAAAGGAATAAATTTTGTTAAAGAAGTTGGAAAATTTTTAAAAAATAATAATTATTACAATATTAGTGGCTTAGCTAAAGGGATTGATGAAATAGGTCATTGGGTAACATTAGGAAAAACAGCTGCTATTTTAGGACAAGGTTTAAATACAGCAATTTATCCCTGCAACAATAAAAAATTATCAGAAGAAATATTAAAAAACAATGGTTTTTTATTATCAGAACTTTTACCAAACACAAAAATTTCCACATTTAATCTATTGAAAAGAAATAGATTACAATCAGCTTTAACATCTGGTATTATAATAGGACAAACAGCTTTAAAAGGTGGAACTGTTCAAACTTTTAAATATGCAAAAGCTCAAAAAAAGAAAATCTTTATCTCCGATTTCAACGAAGATTTTATAAATAAATATAAAAAGGATTTATTTATATTGAAAGATGAAAAAACTTTTAAATACTTACTTGATGATAATTTTTCTCAAAATCTACAAATAAAGCTTTTCTAA
- the recQ gene encoding DNA helicase RecQ has protein sequence MKKEALKILKEFYGYENFREGQEKIIDAILEKRNVLGIMTTGAGKSICYQIPALIFEGLTIIISPLISLMTDQVNGLRLVGIDSAYLNSTLSMEEYNQILFKIKRKKIKILYISPERLENEYFLQFIKNIDISMLVIDEAHCVSQWGENFRRSYLKISDFIKVINKNNLQIVALTATATPKIKLDIIQKLGMENPIVFTDYFNRDNIYFKVIDNTGLDKDLDIDGKPFIREYIAQNHRKSGIIYCSTRKNVEEMYIFLKTLGRNVVKYHAGLSKEERDENQKMFLDDDAQIMVATNAFGMGINKSNIRYIIHANIPGNLEAYYQEAGRAGRDGAPAEAILIYNEKDKSVQKFLIDKETAGKDFKYKEKKEKAFKKMIEYAELTSCYRQYILRYFGEKMIRDYCGYCENCKKEKNIKDYSIEAKKIISCVGRTGENLGVSTVSNILLGRADSKMLRKGLDKISTFGIMREYKQEWIEDFINHMISEKFLNQSAGSFPVLKLGEKYKKILDDSLKIKRKENENVEFDYFENALFKELNALRKEISKKENVAPYIIFSDVSLIEMAEKKPKNKWEMLKIKGVGNQKFKSYGDIFLEKILQYTKLP, from the coding sequence ATGAAAAAAGAAGCACTTAAAATTTTAAAAGAGTTTTACGGATATGAAAATTTTAGAGAAGGTCAAGAAAAAATAATCGATGCTATCTTAGAAAAAAGAAATGTTTTAGGAATAATGACTACTGGAGCTGGAAAATCAATTTGTTATCAAATTCCAGCTTTAATTTTTGAAGGTTTAACAATAATTATTTCTCCATTAATATCATTAATGACAGATCAAGTTAATGGATTAAGACTAGTGGGAATAGATTCAGCCTATCTTAATTCAACTTTATCTATGGAGGAATATAATCAAATTCTATTTAAAATAAAAAGAAAAAAAATAAAAATATTATATATTTCTCCAGAAAGATTAGAAAATGAGTATTTCTTACAATTTATAAAAAATATTGATATTTCAATGCTTGTGATAGATGAAGCTCACTGTGTGTCACAATGGGGGGAAAATTTTAGAAGAAGTTATCTCAAAATATCTGATTTTATAAAAGTAATTAATAAAAATAATTTACAAATTGTTGCATTAACAGCAACTGCAACACCTAAAATAAAATTGGATATCATTCAAAAATTAGGTATGGAAAATCCTATTGTTTTTACAGATTACTTTAATAGAGATAATATTTATTTTAAAGTAATTGATAATACAGGTCTTGACAAGGATTTAGATATTGATGGAAAACCTTTTATAAGAGAATATATAGCACAAAATCATAGAAAATCTGGAATAATATATTGCTCTACAAGAAAAAATGTGGAAGAAATGTATATATTTTTAAAAACTTTAGGTAGAAATGTAGTTAAGTATCATGCTGGACTTTCTAAAGAAGAAAGAGATGAAAATCAAAAAATGTTTTTAGATGATGATGCACAAATTATGGTTGCTACAAATGCTTTTGGTATGGGGATAAATAAATCTAATATAAGATATATTATTCATGCCAATATTCCTGGAAACTTAGAAGCTTACTATCAAGAAGCAGGAAGAGCTGGTAGAGATGGAGCTCCTGCTGAAGCTATACTAATTTATAACGAGAAAGATAAAAGTGTACAAAAATTTTTAATTGACAAAGAAACTGCTGGTAAGGATTTTAAATATAAAGAAAAAAAAGAAAAAGCATTCAAAAAAATGATAGAATATGCTGAACTTACAAGTTGTTATAGGCAATATATACTAAGATATTTTGGTGAAAAAATGATAAGAGACTACTGTGGATATTGTGAAAATTGTAAGAAAGAAAAAAATATAAAAGATTATTCTATTGAAGCTAAAAAAATAATTTCTTGTGTAGGAAGAACAGGAGAAAATTTAGGAGTTTCTACTGTTTCAAATATTCTTTTAGGAAGAGCAGATTCTAAAATGCTAAGAAAAGGTTTGGATAAAATTTCAACCTTTGGAATAATGAGAGAATATAAGCAAGAATGGATAGAAGATTTTATAAATCACATGATATCTGAAAAATTTTTAAACCAGAGTGCTGGAAGTTTTCCAGTTTTAAAGCTTGGTGAGAAGTATAAAAAAATTTTAGATGACAGTCTTAAAATAAAAAGAAAAGAAAATGAAAATGTTGAATTTGATTATTTTGAAAATGCTCTTTTTAAAGAATTAAATGCATTACGAAAAGAGATATCAAAAAAAGAAAATGTAGCTCCTTATATAATTTTTTCTGATGTTAGTTTGATTGAAATGGCTGAGAAAAAACCTAAAAACAAATGGGAAATGTTAAAAATAAAAGGGGTAGGAAATCAGAAATTTAAAAGTTATGGGGATATTTTCCTAGAAAAAATACTACAGTACACTAAACTTCCTTAG